From the genome of Streptomyces sp. NBC_01116, one region includes:
- a CDS encoding SGNH/GDSL hydrolase family protein, with amino-acid sequence MSGRGPARRGVLYAAAAAGAAAVAATATDARAAGTTGPARSRWTTSWATAQTAPTPTDPVAYAGLTDGDCTAVLRLSAGGAVRLRYANTFGTAPVLVGPVTADGRPVTFAGRSQEWLAAGASLTSDAVPGLRVADGARLVVRTRVPGPTGPLSFHRNTHAWHTVDGVRTRSVLLLTGVETTGARGPVVAVFGDSIAEGVGTPDDADLRWPDQLARRLPGSAVANLGISGNRLLLDDVRFGPGGQARFDRDVLGLPGLRTVLVHLGVNDLQQPPGQSGPDQVLTGYRQVALRARGAGLRVVGATITPFEGWTRWSPELDAVRGQINRAVRTGHVFDEVADFDAALRDPDRPSRMLPAHDSGDGLHPGPSGHAALAAAVDRRHLR; translated from the coding sequence GTGAGCGGCCGGGGGCCCGCGAGACGCGGGGTTCTGTACGCGGCGGCGGCAGCCGGGGCCGCCGCGGTCGCCGCCACGGCGACGGACGCGCGCGCGGCCGGGACGACCGGCCCCGCGCGTTCGCGCTGGACGACGTCCTGGGCCACCGCCCAGACAGCGCCGACCCCCACCGATCCGGTGGCGTACGCCGGGCTGACCGACGGCGACTGCACGGCCGTGCTGCGGCTGTCGGCGGGCGGAGCGGTCCGGCTGCGGTACGCGAACACCTTCGGGACCGCGCCCGTGCTGGTCGGCCCGGTGACCGCGGACGGCCGGCCCGTGACCTTCGCCGGGCGGAGCCAGGAGTGGCTGGCGGCGGGCGCGAGTCTGACCAGTGACGCCGTCCCGGGGCTGCGGGTGGCGGACGGGGCGCGGCTGGTGGTGCGGACGCGGGTGCCCGGCCCGACCGGTCCGCTCTCCTTCCACCGCAACACCCATGCCTGGCACACCGTGGACGGGGTGCGCACCCGGTCGGTCCTCCTGCTGACCGGGGTGGAGACCACCGGGGCGCGCGGCCCGGTGGTCGCGGTGTTCGGCGACTCCATCGCGGAGGGCGTCGGCACCCCCGACGACGCCGATCTGCGGTGGCCCGACCAACTGGCGCGGCGGCTGCCCGGTTCGGCCGTCGCCAACCTCGGCATCAGCGGCAACCGGCTGCTGCTCGACGACGTCCGCTTCGGGCCCGGCGGCCAGGCCCGCTTCGACCGCGACGTCCTCGGGCTGCCGGGCCTGCGGACGGTGCTGGTGCACCTAGGCGTCAACGACCTCCAGCAGCCGCCGGGCCAGAGCGGTCCGGACCAGGTGCTGACCGGATACCGGCAGGTGGCGCTGCGTGCCCGGGGCGCCGGTCTGCGGGTCGTGGGCGCCACCATCACCCCGTTCGAGGGGTGGACCCGCTGGTCTCCCGAGCTGGACGCGGTCCGCGGGCAGATCAACCGGGCCGTGCGCACCGGGCACGTCTTCGACGAGGTGGCCGACTTCGACGCCGCGCTGCGCGACCCGGACCGCCCTTCCCGGATGCTCCCCGCGCACGACAGCGGCGACGGCCTGCATCCGGGCCCTTCCGGTCACGCGGCGCTCGCCGCCGCCGTCGACCGCCGACACCTTCGGTGA
- a CDS encoding acetylxylan esterase → MLFDMDLERLREYRPEPQEPADFDAFWGKTLAKTARHDVDARFVPYGTGLATVDVLDVTFRGWEGQPVKAWLMLPKQRSGPLPAVVQYIGYNGGRGIPYAWLTWSALGYAHLVMDNRGQGGGGKNTADTPDIGPEGHGSSSPGFLTRGIEDPHRHYYRRLITDAVRAVDAAGAHEAVDAGRVAVLGGSQGGGLALAVAGLRDDVAAAVADVPFLCHYRRASQITDAGPYAEIARWLSGHRFRIEEAMETLSYFDGVNFAARASAPAWFSVGLMDRICPSSTVFAAYHRYAGPAEIEVFPYNGHEGGAEYDLPRKLGALRGVFGA, encoded by the coding sequence TTGCTGTTCGACATGGACCTGGAGCGGCTGCGGGAGTACCGCCCCGAGCCGCAGGAACCGGCCGACTTCGACGCCTTCTGGGGGAAGACTCTCGCGAAGACGGCCCGGCACGACGTCGACGCCCGGTTCGTGCCGTACGGGACGGGACTGGCGACCGTCGACGTACTCGATGTGACGTTCAGGGGCTGGGAGGGGCAGCCGGTGAAGGCGTGGCTGATGCTGCCGAAGCAGCGCTCCGGGCCGCTGCCCGCCGTGGTGCAGTACATCGGGTACAACGGCGGCCGGGGCATCCCGTACGCGTGGCTGACCTGGAGTGCGCTCGGTTACGCGCACCTGGTGATGGACAACCGGGGGCAGGGCGGCGGCGGCAAGAACACCGCCGACACCCCGGACATCGGGCCCGAGGGCCACGGTTCGTCCTCGCCGGGCTTCCTGACCCGGGGCATCGAGGACCCCCACCGGCACTACTACCGGCGGCTCATCACCGACGCGGTCCGGGCCGTCGACGCGGCGGGCGCCCACGAAGCGGTGGACGCCGGGCGGGTCGCCGTCCTGGGCGGCAGCCAGGGCGGCGGGCTCGCGCTGGCCGTCGCCGGGCTGCGGGACGACGTGGCGGCGGCCGTCGCCGACGTGCCGTTCCTCTGCCACTACCGGCGGGCCTCGCAGATCACGGACGCCGGACCGTACGCGGAGATAGCCCGCTGGCTGTCGGGGCACCGCTTCCGGATCGAGGAGGCGATGGAGACCCTGTCCTACTTCGACGGGGTCAACTTCGCCGCGCGCGCGAGCGCTCCCGCGTGGTTCTCGGTGGGGCTGATGGACCGGATCTGCCCGTCCTCCACGGTGTTCGCGGCCTACCACCGCTACGCGGGACCGGCCGAGATCGAGGTGTTCCCGTACAACGGGCACGAGGGCGGCGCGGAGTACGACCTGCCGCGCAAGCTGGGTGCGCTGCGGGGGGTGTTCGGGGCCTGA
- a CDS encoding polysaccharide lyase 8 family protein, translating to MTNRATTRRTVLTGAAALGAAATLPLTLAGPAHAASGATARTGAEDAAALRTRWHTLLTGGPDLDRDDERIAAATARVGRAGATAATGLDPSRTDGLFPDLTSTTLSNHVTTSFKRLATAATAWAVPGTPQHGDTALLAKLLSGVDWMLTHRYGPEHTRFDNDWDWEIGAALALNDTAVLLHDELGAERLERVTAAVLHYTPDPNLWRANRQIATGANRVWVSTVVAVNAVLRGDGDALGRVRDALSDVEGSGANSVLAFNDTGGAAAGTGEGFSSDGSFLQHYKHPYNGGYGKELLGNLSRLLNLLAGTAWTVTDPDLDNVRGWVDDGFDPLMFRGDVMASVCGREIARPSKQGHASAQTVVEAVLRLIPCFPGEPADRFTALVKQWIAEDGYRDFLAVTDLASLVAAQAAIASAVPARGPLVAHKQHPLMDKAAHHRPAFGLGISAYSTRIYNYESIQNENLRGWHLSDGMVLLYTDDLGHYSEDYWPTVDPARLPGTTVIAGRPADAAGQRTTSTADWAGGTALPDTTLGAYGMELRAFGSTLHGLKSWFCLDDVIACVGSGITAEAGTAETVVENRKLRDPRAALLVNGTAAPDGAGWSDELADVRWLHLAGTGGYVFPRPTSVRALREERTATWREINRKYGTDTPVTRPYLTLWHDHGPAPSGAGYFHLQLPAASAGRTRLLSAAPPVELVADSTAVHAVRRGTDGLLAANFWRAGSARELSCDGPASVLVRPRGRTVDVALSDPTHLRSTVVVELAGRGLALASGGPRVSAARTPGGLRITADTSGLRGATLGLTLKRS from the coding sequence ATGACGAACCGAGCCACCACCCGGCGCACCGTCCTGACCGGCGCGGCCGCCCTGGGCGCGGCGGCGACGCTGCCCCTGACCCTCGCCGGCCCCGCACACGCCGCGTCCGGCGCCACGGCACGGACCGGGGCGGAGGACGCCGCGGCGCTGCGCACCCGTTGGCACACGCTGCTGACCGGCGGCCCCGACCTCGACCGGGACGACGAGCGGATCGCCGCCGCGACCGCCCGGGTGGGGCGGGCCGGGGCCACCGCCGCCACCGGCCTGGACCCGTCCCGGACGGACGGTCTGTTCCCCGACCTGACCAGCACGACGCTCTCCAACCACGTCACCACCTCGTTCAAGCGACTGGCGACGGCGGCCACCGCCTGGGCGGTCCCCGGCACCCCGCAGCACGGTGACACGGCGCTGCTGGCGAAGCTGCTGAGCGGCGTCGACTGGATGCTGACCCACCGTTACGGCCCCGAGCACACCCGGTTCGACAACGACTGGGACTGGGAGATAGGCGCGGCGCTCGCGCTCAACGACACGGCGGTGCTGCTCCACGACGAGCTGGGCGCGGAGCGCCTGGAACGCGTCACCGCCGCCGTGCTCCACTACACGCCGGACCCGAACCTGTGGCGGGCGAACCGGCAGATCGCGACCGGCGCCAACCGCGTGTGGGTCTCCACCGTCGTCGCCGTCAACGCGGTGCTGCGCGGCGACGGCGACGCGCTGGGCCGGGTCCGGGACGCTCTGTCCGACGTCGAGGGCTCGGGCGCCAACAGCGTCCTGGCCTTCAACGACACCGGCGGTGCGGCGGCCGGCACGGGCGAGGGCTTCTCGTCCGACGGCTCGTTCCTCCAGCACTACAAGCACCCGTACAACGGCGGTTACGGCAAGGAGCTGCTGGGAAATCTGTCCCGGCTCCTCAACCTGCTGGCCGGTACGGCGTGGACGGTGACCGATCCCGATCTCGACAACGTGCGGGGCTGGGTGGACGACGGCTTCGACCCGCTGATGTTCCGGGGCGATGTGATGGCGTCGGTGTGCGGGCGGGAGATCGCCCGGCCGAGCAAACAGGGGCACGCGTCGGCGCAGACGGTCGTCGAGGCGGTGCTGCGGCTGATCCCGTGCTTCCCGGGAGAGCCCGCCGACCGGTTCACGGCGCTGGTGAAGCAGTGGATCGCCGAGGACGGCTACCGGGACTTCCTCGCCGTCACCGACCTCGCGTCCCTGGTCGCCGCGCAGGCCGCGATCGCCTCCGCCGTCCCGGCCCGGGGCCCGCTGGTCGCCCACAAGCAGCACCCGCTGATGGACAAGGCGGCGCACCACCGCCCCGCGTTCGGGCTCGGCATCTCCGCGTACTCCACCCGGATCTACAACTACGAGTCGATCCAGAACGAGAACCTGCGCGGCTGGCACCTCTCGGACGGGATGGTGCTGCTGTACACCGACGACCTCGGCCACTACAGCGAGGACTACTGGCCCACCGTCGACCCGGCCAGGCTGCCCGGCACCACCGTCATCGCCGGGCGCCCGGCCGACGCGGCGGGACAGCGCACCACCAGCACCGCCGACTGGGCGGGCGGCACCGCGCTCCCGGACACCACGCTGGGCGCGTACGGGATGGAGCTGCGGGCCTTCGGCAGCACGCTGCACGGGCTCAAGAGCTGGTTCTGCCTGGACGACGTCATCGCCTGTGTCGGTTCGGGCATCACCGCGGAGGCGGGGACCGCCGAGACCGTGGTGGAGAACCGCAAGCTGCGCGACCCGCGGGCCGCGCTCCTCGTGAACGGCACGGCCGCCCCGGACGGTGCCGGCTGGTCCGACGAGCTGGCGGACGTCCGGTGGCTGCACCTGGCCGGAACCGGCGGGTACGTCTTCCCCCGGCCCACCTCCGTGCGCGCCCTGCGCGAGGAGCGCACCGCGACCTGGCGGGAGATCAACCGCAAGTACGGCACCGACACCCCGGTCACCCGCCCGTACCTGACGCTCTGGCACGACCACGGCCCGGCTCCGAGCGGGGCAGGCTACTTCCACCTCCAGCTCCCCGCCGCCTCGGCCGGGCGCACCCGGCTGCTGTCGGCCGCACCGCCGGTGGAGCTGGTCGCCGATTCGACCGCCGTGCACGCGGTGCGGCGCGGTACGGACGGGCTGCTGGCGGCCAACTTCTGGCGGGCGGGCTCGGCGCGGGAGCTGAGCTGCGACGGTCCGGCGTCCGTCCTGGTGCGCCCGCGGGGGCGAACTGTGGACGTCGCCCTGTCCGACCCCACCCACCTGCGGTCCACCGTGGTCGTCGAGCTGGCCGGGCGTGGGCTGGCGCTCGCCTCGGGCGGCCCCCGGGTGAGCGCGGCCCGCACGCCGGGCGGCCTCCGGATCACCGCCGACACGTCGGGGCTGCGCGGCGCGACCCTCGGCCTCACCCTGAAGAGGAGCTAG